In Geotalea uraniireducens, one genomic interval encodes:
- the glgP gene encoding alpha-glucan family phosphorylase: protein MARRRGDNPVYALLPVELDGFDELAELALDIRWSWDHGTDELWRELDPVLWELTRNPWVVLQTVARDRLQQVLADPGFRRRVDGFVKNGRRELAGTSWFRHRHGDGPLGTVAYFSMEFMLSEALPIYSGGLGNVAGDQLKAASDLGVPVIGIGLLYQQGYFRQAIDSSGMQQALFPYNDPGQLPITPLREPNGEWLRLELRLPGYSVWLRAWQVTIGRVRLYLLDSNDPANLPAHRGITSELYGGGAELRLMQELVLGIGGWRLLRALGINPEVCHLNEGHAAFAVLERARSFMKETGQPFEVALAVIRAGNLFTTHTPVPAGFDRFSPALIEQYLGTYARERLGIPFAELLALGRVRADDPAEPFNMACLAIRGSGAVNGVSRLHGAVSRRIFTPLFPRWPVAEVPVGHVTNGIHVPTWHSPAADALWTDVCGKERWLQATESLEETMRPISDAAFWQLRATARTALVELIRSRQVRQLASTGAAVAEIDAARNLFDANILTLGFARRFATYKRPNLLLHDPERLLRLLTDPQRPVQLVVAGKAHPADRAGQEMIRQWVEFVRRPEARRRVVFLSDYDMFLTQRLVQGVDVWLNTPRRPWEACGTSGMKVLANGGLNLSELDGWWAEAYCPEVGWALGDGREHGDDPAWDAAEAEELYRLLEEEVVPAFYRRDRDGIPTDWVARVRESIARLTPQFSANRTVREYTDRYYLPAAAEYRRRAADGGAAGAAQVDWRRALERDWAKLRFGELQITTTDGEHEFTLQVYLDGLAPEGVTVELYADGVDGGAPERLAMTRGPQLVGAANGYLYAIRLPAARPAADYTPRVVPALPGVAVPLEVGAVCWQR, encoded by the coding sequence ATGGCCCGCCGCCGTGGTGACAACCCGGTCTATGCCCTGCTCCCCGTCGAACTCGACGGCTTCGATGAACTGGCCGAACTGGCCCTCGATATCCGCTGGTCCTGGGATCACGGGACCGATGAACTCTGGCGGGAGCTTGATCCGGTACTCTGGGAACTGACCCGGAACCCGTGGGTGGTGCTCCAGACCGTGGCGCGGGATCGGTTGCAGCAGGTGCTGGCCGATCCGGGCTTCCGCCGGCGGGTGGACGGTTTCGTCAAGAACGGCCGGCGGGAACTGGCGGGTACCAGCTGGTTCCGGCACCGGCATGGCGACGGGCCGCTCGGCACCGTCGCCTACTTCAGCATGGAATTCATGCTCAGCGAAGCGCTGCCGATTTACTCGGGCGGGCTCGGCAACGTGGCGGGCGACCAGCTCAAGGCGGCCAGCGACCTGGGCGTGCCGGTGATCGGCATCGGTCTTCTCTACCAGCAGGGGTACTTCCGCCAGGCCATCGACAGCAGCGGCATGCAGCAGGCGCTCTTCCCCTACAACGACCCCGGGCAGCTGCCGATCACCCCGCTTCGCGAACCGAACGGCGAGTGGCTGCGCCTCGAACTCCGCCTGCCCGGCTATTCGGTCTGGCTGCGGGCCTGGCAGGTGACCATCGGCCGGGTGCGGCTCTACCTGCTCGATTCCAACGACCCGGCGAATCTTCCCGCCCACCGCGGCATCACCAGCGAACTGTATGGCGGCGGCGCGGAGCTGCGGCTGATGCAGGAGCTGGTGCTCGGCATCGGCGGCTGGCGGCTGCTCCGGGCGCTTGGCATCAACCCGGAGGTTTGCCACCTGAACGAGGGGCATGCCGCCTTTGCCGTCCTTGAACGGGCCCGCTCGTTCATGAAGGAGACCGGCCAGCCGTTCGAAGTGGCACTGGCCGTCATCCGGGCCGGCAATCTCTTCACTACCCACACCCCGGTCCCGGCCGGCTTCGACCGGTTCAGCCCCGCCCTGATCGAGCAGTATCTCGGCACCTATGCCCGGGAGCGGCTCGGCATCCCCTTTGCCGAGCTGCTGGCCCTCGGCCGGGTCCGGGCCGACGACCCCGCCGAGCCGTTCAATATGGCCTGTCTGGCGATTCGCGGCAGCGGGGCGGTCAACGGGGTGAGCCGGTTGCACGGGGCGGTCAGCCGGCGGATTTTCACGCCGCTCTTCCCCCGCTGGCCGGTCGCCGAAGTTCCGGTGGGACATGTTACCAACGGCATCCATGTCCCCACCTGGCATTCGCCGGCGGCGGACGCGCTCTGGACCGACGTCTGCGGCAAGGAGCGCTGGCTGCAGGCGACGGAGTCGCTGGAAGAGACGATGCGGCCGATCAGCGATGCGGCCTTCTGGCAGCTGCGCGCCACCGCCCGGACCGCCCTGGTCGAGCTGATCCGCTCCCGGCAGGTGCGCCAGCTGGCCTCCACCGGCGCGGCCGTTGCCGAGATCGACGCGGCGCGCAACCTGTTCGACGCCAACATCCTGACCCTCGGCTTCGCCCGCCGCTTTGCCACCTACAAGCGGCCGAACCTGCTGCTTCACGACCCAGAGCGGCTGCTTCGCCTGCTGACTGATCCGCAGCGGCCGGTGCAGCTGGTGGTCGCCGGCAAGGCCCATCCGGCGGACCGGGCTGGCCAGGAGATGATCCGCCAATGGGTGGAGTTCGTCCGGCGGCCCGAAGCGCGCCGGCGGGTGGTTTTCCTGAGCGACTACGACATGTTCCTGACCCAGCGGCTGGTGCAGGGGGTGGACGTCTGGCTCAATACACCCCGTCGCCCCTGGGAGGCCTGCGGCACCAGCGGCATGAAGGTGCTGGCCAACGGCGGGCTCAACCTGTCGGAACTGGACGGCTGGTGGGCTGAGGCTTACTGCCCGGAGGTCGGCTGGGCGCTGGGCGACGGCCGCGAACACGGCGACGACCCGGCCTGGGATGCCGCCGAGGCCGAGGAGCTGTACCGGCTGCTGGAAGAAGAGGTGGTCCCCGCCTTTTACCGCCGTGACCGGGATGGCATTCCGACCGACTGGGTGGCGCGGGTCCGCGAGAGTATCGCCCGGCTGACCCCGCAGTTCTCCGCCAACCGGACCGTCCGGGAATACACCGACCGCTACTATCTGCCGGCGGCTGCCGAATACCGGCGGCGGGCCGCCGACGGGGGGGCGGCCGGCGCGGCACAGGTCGACTGGCGGCGGGCCCTGGAGCGCGACTGGGCGAAGCTCCGTTTCGGCGAGTTGCAGATCACTACCACCGACGGGGAACACGAGTTCACCCTCCAGGTCTACCTCGACGGCCTCGCTCCGGAAGGGGTGACGGTCGAGCTGTATGCCGACGGGGTGGACGGCGGGGCGCCCGAACGGCTGGCAATGACCCGGGGACCGCAGCTGGTCGGCGCGGCCAACGGCTATCTCTACGCGATTCGCCTGCCGGCGGCGCGGCCGGCTGCCGACTATACCCCCCGGGTCGTTCCCGCCTTGCCGGGGGTGGCGGTGCCGCTGGAAGTCGGGGCGGTCTGCTGGCAGCGCTGA